The Chitinophaga sp. H8 genome contains a region encoding:
- a CDS encoding sugar phosphate isomerase/epimerase family protein, which translates to MINRRTFLQQAGIWGAGLIAFPAMAFPQHKQAGIQLYTLGDLGKDVKGGLQRVAAAGYQLVETSGYTDAGKFWGLDAPSFKQVLVANGLTSPSGLYGIDLKGNFEDLKHFIEAATIVGQRYLVMPWLFEEWRTTADDYKWVAQRLNEAGELTKKAGIQMAYHNHDFEFKDFGGQTGYDILLKETDPKLVKMEMDIYWIVRGGTDPVTLFKKHPGRFALWHVKDMDKANPKLNTEIGTGSINFRKIFANAKLAGLDYAFVEQENFKIDPYQSIAQSAVYLKQALLK; encoded by the coding sequence ATGATAAACAGACGCACTTTTTTACAGCAGGCAGGTATATGGGGGGCCGGTCTGATAGCGTTTCCTGCAATGGCTTTTCCACAACACAAACAAGCAGGGATCCAGTTATATACTTTAGGGGATCTGGGCAAGGATGTGAAAGGCGGCCTGCAGCGTGTGGCCGCAGCGGGATACCAACTGGTAGAAACCTCCGGCTATACGGATGCAGGTAAATTCTGGGGGCTGGATGCGCCTTCCTTTAAACAGGTGCTGGTGGCCAATGGGCTTACTTCTCCCAGTGGACTATACGGAATAGACCTGAAAGGAAACTTTGAAGACCTGAAACATTTTATAGAAGCGGCTACTATTGTTGGACAGCGATATCTGGTGATGCCCTGGCTGTTTGAAGAATGGCGGACAACGGCCGATGATTACAAATGGGTGGCACAAAGACTGAATGAGGCAGGAGAGCTGACGAAAAAGGCGGGTATTCAAATGGCTTATCATAACCATGATTTTGAGTTCAAAGATTTTGGCGGACAAACCGGTTATGATATTCTCTTAAAAGAAACAGATCCTAAGTTGGTGAAAATGGAAATGGATATTTACTGGATAGTTAGGGGAGGGACAGATCCTGTTACCTTGTTTAAAAAACACCCGGGGCGCTTTGCGCTTTGGCATGTAAAGGATATGGACAAAGCAAATCCTAAATTAAATACGGAAATAGGTACTGGAAGCATCAACTTCAGAAAGATCTTTGCAAATGCAAAACTGGCGGGACTGGATTATGCTTTTGTAGAGCAGGAGAACTTTAAAATAGATCCTTATCAAAGCATTGCACAAAGTGCGGTTTATTTAAAGCAGGCGCTGTTGAAATAA
- a CDS encoding EamA family transporter, translated as MNKYILMVFTGACSFGILSTFVKLAYREGYTPAEISFSQAFIGMGILWLLVFIQERRRSGMAADQIIAIPWWPLLLTGAAIGWTTYVYYVAVHYIPASVAIVILMQFTWISMLLEWCFFNKKPVASQLVVTVVILSGTLMAGGWLNTRAGNLSTTGILYALGAALLYAVYIVANSRLSSQVSPLKKSAVMMMGSSIGIFVVNASSLATSTHTDVSLIKWAVFLAIFGTVIPPVLFARGIPKAGVGVSAILMTAELPVAVICSHFVLSEEVGVVQWLGIVVMLLAIVLLNVQKMKYLKRG; from the coding sequence ATGAATAAATATATATTGATGGTATTTACCGGAGCATGTAGTTTCGGTATACTGTCCACTTTTGTGAAATTAGCTTACCGCGAAGGGTATACCCCTGCGGAGATCTCATTTTCCCAGGCTTTTATTGGCATGGGCATATTATGGCTCTTGGTTTTTATACAGGAACGCCGTAGGTCCGGCATGGCTGCGGATCAGATAATAGCTATCCCTTGGTGGCCGTTGCTGCTCACCGGGGCAGCTATAGGATGGACAACTTATGTGTACTATGTAGCTGTTCATTATATCCCGGCCTCCGTAGCTATCGTAATACTGATGCAGTTTACCTGGATCAGTATGTTGCTGGAGTGGTGTTTTTTTAATAAAAAGCCTGTAGCCAGCCAGTTAGTTGTAACTGTTGTGATCTTGAGTGGCACACTCATGGCGGGGGGATGGCTAAATACCCGGGCAGGGAATCTTTCCACTACGGGAATATTATATGCGCTGGGAGCTGCGCTGCTCTACGCTGTTTATATAGTAGCCAATAGCCGTTTGAGTAGCCAGGTGTCCCCTTTAAAAAAGAGTGCCGTGATGATGATGGGCTCTTCCATAGGTATTTTTGTGGTAAATGCCAGCAGTCTGGCCACCAGCACACATACTGATGTGAGCCTAATAAAATGGGCGGTGTTCCTGGCCATATTTGGTACTGTAATCCCTCCAGTATTGTTTGCCAGAGGAATTCCTAAAGCAGGTGTGGGGGTAAGTGCTATCCTGATGACGGCAGAATTGCCAGTGGCTGTGATCTGCTCACATTTTGTACTGAGTGAAGAAGTGGGAGTAGTACAGTGGCTGGGGATTGTAGTCATGCTTTTAGCTATCGTATTATTAAATGTACAGAAGATGAAATATTTGAAAAGGGGATGA
- a CDS encoding gluconate 2-dehydrogenase subunit 3 family protein has product MDRREAIIRVAVLLGGAVIGANAFLSGCKSSAPKGPGLLDKDQLAFLNEIAEIILPATATPGAKEADVAPFMNNMVTDCYEPKDQEVFIAGLKKLDEACHKQQGKQFMDCSPQERTAFLITLDAEQKKYTSEKKPEDPGHYFRMYKELTLLGYFTSEAGSTKALRYVAVPGKFEPCIPYKKGEGAWALS; this is encoded by the coding sequence ATGGATAGAAGAGAAGCCATAATAAGGGTAGCTGTATTATTAGGAGGAGCCGTGATCGGAGCAAATGCTTTTCTGTCGGGCTGTAAATCCTCCGCTCCTAAAGGACCAGGGTTACTGGATAAGGACCAGCTGGCATTTTTGAATGAAATAGCTGAAATCATCTTGCCTGCTACAGCCACACCAGGTGCAAAGGAAGCAGATGTCGCTCCTTTTATGAACAATATGGTCACAGATTGTTATGAGCCTAAAGATCAGGAAGTATTTATTGCCGGGCTGAAAAAGCTGGATGAGGCCTGCCACAAACAGCAGGGGAAACAATTTATGGATTGCTCACCGCAAGAACGTACTGCTTTTCTGATCACACTGGATGCCGAACAAAAAAAATATACCAGTGAGAAAAAGCCGGAAGATCCGGGGCATTATTTCAGGATGTACAAAGAATTAACACTGCTGGGATATTTTACTTCGGAAGCTGGTAGCACCAAGGCATTGCGCTATGTAGCCGTGCCAGGAAAGTTTGAACCCTGTATTCCCTACAAAAAGGGAGAAGGGGCATGGGCATTAAGCTAA
- a CDS encoding GMC family oxidoreductase has protein sequence MADNKYDAIVIGSGISGGWAAKELTEKGLKTIMLERGRNVVHVKDYVNATKAPWEYPHHGGATRQMRKDYPVLGRDMFLNETNLDYWVNEKESPYTEIKRFDWWRGYQVGGRSLMWGRQSYRLSDLDFEANAKEGIAVDWPIRYKDLAPWYDHVEKFAGISGARDGIPQLPDGHYLPPMEMNCGEQHVADHINSYYKGARHFIIGRTANLSKEVPGRTRCQYRNKCALGCPFGGYFSTQSSTLPAATATGNLTLRPNAIVTRILYDKDTRKATGVEIIDAVTNQTYEYYAKVVFVCASTLNSAWVLMNSATDIWPEGLGSSNGELGHNLMDHHYRAGAYGVIEGYDDKYYFGRRPNGIYIPRYRNIGGERRDYLRGFGYQGMASREGWSREIAEMNIGGAFKDALVEPGKWVFGMAAFGETLPYHDNRTFLDKNKKDKWGLPVLAIDAEIKENEQKMRKDMVNDAVEMLEVAKLKDVASFEPGYNFGSAIHEMGTARMGRDPKTSVLNEWNQVWDAKNVFVTDGAAMTSSACQNPSLTYMALTARAADYAVKALKKGDL, from the coding sequence ATGGCTGACAATAAATATGATGCAATTGTGATCGGCTCAGGTATTAGTGGAGGATGGGCCGCTAAAGAGCTGACTGAAAAAGGGTTGAAAACAATTATGCTGGAGCGGGGGCGTAATGTAGTGCATGTAAAAGATTATGTGAATGCTACCAAAGCTCCCTGGGAATATCCTCATCATGGAGGAGCTACGCGTCAGATGAGAAAGGACTATCCTGTATTGGGCAGGGATATGTTTTTGAACGAAACCAATCTGGACTATTGGGTAAACGAAAAGGAGAGTCCTTATACAGAGATAAAACGATTTGACTGGTGGCGCGGCTACCAGGTAGGGGGCCGCTCACTGATGTGGGGGCGGCAGAGTTACCGGCTGAGTGATCTGGATTTTGAAGCCAATGCAAAGGAAGGGATAGCGGTCGATTGGCCAATCCGGTATAAGGATCTTGCTCCCTGGTATGATCATGTAGAGAAATTTGCCGGTATCAGTGGGGCCAGAGATGGCATCCCGCAGTTGCCGGATGGACATTACCTGCCACCCATGGAAATGAATTGTGGAGAACAGCATGTAGCAGATCATATCAACAGTTATTATAAAGGCGCCAGGCATTTTATTATCGGCCGTACCGCTAATTTGTCAAAAGAAGTACCGGGCCGTACCAGGTGCCAATACCGTAATAAATGCGCTTTGGGATGCCCCTTTGGAGGTTATTTCAGTACACAATCCAGTACATTACCTGCTGCCACGGCAACAGGTAATTTAACGCTACGCCCCAATGCTATTGTGACACGTATCCTGTATGATAAAGATACCAGGAAGGCAACAGGGGTAGAGATCATTGATGCGGTGACAAATCAAACTTATGAATACTATGCTAAGGTGGTGTTTGTATGTGCCTCAACGTTAAATAGCGCATGGGTATTGATGAACTCTGCCACGGATATATGGCCGGAAGGATTGGGTAGCAGCAATGGGGAATTGGGGCATAATCTGATGGACCATCATTATCGTGCCGGTGCATATGGGGTAATAGAAGGTTATGATGATAAATATTATTTCGGTCGCCGCCCCAATGGTATTTATATACCACGATACCGCAATATAGGCGGAGAGCGCCGCGATTACCTGCGGGGCTTTGGCTATCAGGGCATGGCCAGCCGGGAAGGGTGGAGCCGCGAAATTGCAGAGATGAATATTGGCGGGGCTTTTAAGGATGCGCTGGTGGAACCAGGAAAATGGGTGTTTGGAATGGCGGCTTTTGGAGAAACATTGCCCTATCATGATAACAGGACATTCCTCGATAAGAATAAAAAGGATAAATGGGGATTGCCGGTATTGGCAATAGATGCGGAGATAAAAGAAAATGAACAAAAGATGCGCAAGGATATGGTGAATGATGCCGTAGAAATGCTGGAGGTGGCAAAGCTGAAAGACGTGGCTTCTTTTGAGCCGGGGTATAATTTCGGATCTGCTATACATGAAATGGGGACTGCCCGCATGGGGAGGGATCCTAAAACGTCGGTGCTGAATGAATGGAACCAGGTATGGGATGCTAAAAATGTATTTGTTACAGATGGTGCTGCGATGACTTCTTCGGCTTGCCAGAACCCTTCCCTGACCTATATGGCGCTTACAGCCAGAGCTGCTGATTATGCAGTGAAGGCACTGAAAAAAGGCGACCTGTAA
- a CDS encoding alpha-amylase family glycosyl hydrolase produces the protein MIKRTTQLAICAVSFILAFNACKTTSAPEKKHDSEVIYHVFQRSFYDSNGDQHGDLNGLREKLDYLQELGVTSILMVPLYESVYYHNYFASDFKKIDPRYGTMEDYLNLVKDIHKRGMKIYMDMETQYVTEDHLWYKDSYNNPSSKYSNYILYQDSAQTKPSTIVMELTGLKGYDGVTRRITTVNLRNKEVLEYNYDLFKYWVDPNGDGKFDDGVDGFRSDHMMDHLDNKPQLTDLFKEFWTPLITRLKQVNPDLNIVAEQASWGAYGIDYLTDGGVDRVFGFRLAFAIRNFNKQEINNMADTIFGLTPENKQQVIFIENHDMPRFAQVVKNNVAKEKVGAALNLLIGGVPAIYYGQEIGMTGGAKPGEYGMTDANEIPVREAFEWYKADSGKGMALWYKDSGPWWDTRNMKANDGISLEEQKDDPNSLWNYYKTLIHLRNTHVALGLGKYQTLKNDNDQVVSFLRYKDNHAAVVAVNLSDSAQHATLHTTDAKVRVTGKNIFSIHGNAALQADTDEVIIDLPANGVAVFEVKL, from the coding sequence ATGATAAAAAGAACCACCCAACTGGCCATATGTGCAGTATCGTTTATACTCGCCTTTAATGCCTGTAAAACAACATCCGCACCGGAAAAGAAACATGATAGCGAAGTGATTTATCATGTTTTTCAGCGTAGTTTTTATGACAGCAACGGCGACCAGCATGGCGACCTGAATGGTTTGCGCGAAAAACTGGATTACCTGCAGGAACTTGGCGTTACGTCTATATTGATGGTACCGTTATACGAATCCGTTTATTACCACAATTACTTTGCCAGTGACTTTAAAAAAATAGATCCCCGCTATGGCACTATGGAAGATTATCTTAACCTGGTAAAAGATATCCATAAACGTGGCATGAAGATCTATATGGATATGGAAACCCAGTATGTCACGGAAGATCATTTATGGTACAAGGACTCTTACAATAACCCATCATCCAAATACAGCAATTACATTTTGTACCAGGATTCTGCACAAACCAAGCCTTCTACGATTGTGATGGAGCTAACGGGACTAAAAGGATATGATGGCGTAACCCGCCGTATCACTACCGTGAACCTGCGCAACAAAGAAGTGCTTGAATACAATTACGATCTTTTTAAATACTGGGTAGATCCTAACGGCGACGGTAAATTTGACGATGGTGTAGATGGCTTCCGTTCTGATCACATGATGGATCACCTGGATAACAAACCACAATTAACAGACCTGTTTAAAGAGTTCTGGACGCCATTGATCACGCGCCTGAAACAGGTAAACCCGGATCTTAACATTGTAGCAGAACAGGCTAGCTGGGGTGCTTATGGCATTGATTATTTAACAGACGGTGGTGTGGACAGGGTGTTTGGATTTCGCCTGGCATTTGCCATACGCAATTTCAATAAGCAGGAGATTAACAACATGGCTGATACGATCTTCGGTCTTACTCCTGAAAATAAACAGCAGGTAATATTTATTGAAAATCATGACATGCCCAGGTTTGCCCAGGTGGTTAAAAACAATGTAGCAAAAGAAAAGGTGGGTGCTGCATTAAATCTCCTGATAGGTGGCGTGCCTGCTATTTACTATGGTCAGGAAATAGGCATGACAGGAGGCGCTAAACCTGGTGAATATGGCATGACTGATGCTAATGAAATTCCGGTACGTGAAGCGTTTGAATGGTATAAAGCGGATAGCGGCAAAGGAATGGCCCTATGGTATAAAGATAGTGGCCCCTGGTGGGATACCAGGAACATGAAAGCCAATGATGGCATTTCCCTGGAAGAACAAAAAGACGATCCTAACTCTTTATGGAATTACTACAAAACATTAATCCATTTAAGGAATACCCATGTGGCACTTGGGCTGGGTAAATATCAGACCCTGAAAAATGATAATGACCAGGTAGTATCCTTTCTCCGTTATAAAGACAACCATGCGGCAGTAGTAGCAGTGAATCTATCAGATAGTGCACAGCATGCCACTCTCCATACAACGGATGCCAAAGTAAGGGTTACGGGGAAAAACATATTTAGCATTCATGGCAATGCTGCCCTGCAGGCAGATACAGATGAAGTGATCATTGACTTGCCAGCAAATGGTGTGGCAGTATTTGAAGTGAAGTTATAA
- a CDS encoding DEAD/DEAH box helicase, with amino-acid sequence MYNEAFYLKQYETQDEPARLVMDILSIYVSPLDRSTLYNTVIAFRDLTPKMISEIMQHLAGARLVSVNVVGNYVLAPELVFILFPLNVKREEYLPVLDQSRSRRGSIYSNSNRLLEIQHLLTTFFTGNRDLLLQPIQKMELELEEYEPFLFYLLYYPVYAPLLRLFSEQSMLKLYQGAVRYNLLKMPPIAILEQFQAIASGYINGQELQVAELPVLKEAFQQIPVQAGTDMPDSFYARAVVFLYDGATDQALTAFEQGIKVQRRTDKKNSIPVSPVFAFYYALTLTLLPEEKGNVLIAKIVAAYERKLFPQITPAISLLHLHNGRKEKAENLLQVILDANQKHAEHNLLGYLSLIGLQLLHPKSKLLLIYNTTAKVLLNLAITHEYRLLTYEYLYLFAADDYLGYEQVFAAIASSMGKSPVFSRMQKTPDWERLLNTLLITSEGKTKKEKELAVCRVIYLVDLDRWSIQPASQVALGDSGWATGKGVALKKLKEGKVEGMTEQDVRIAATVQRDNSFNYSTETYSFEENVWQELAGHPYLFLMSDPAVPVEVVKAAPELFVNKTDKGYIFSTNIHENTNGLLLVKETDTRAKVIKLTARQRTLLQTIRQIPVVPVTGKDKLLEVLRNIGAHITVHSDLGGSSGSIKMLEADARICIKLLPLGDTLKAELFVRPFSSVPPYCKPGIGARNIIGTVNGVRYQATRDLEKETANAHQLIAYIQEQVVQEVREDHLIFEDPLDCLHLLEVIKRYPELVVAEWPEGERFKIRQQAGFEHLHISLKANDYWFTCEGTLQVDEVTVLSIKELLDVISTSSSRFVPLGNGDYLALSGELRRRLQELASIAVTTHNGIKIHQFAAPLAEELLAQAGSMTTDKTWQSFRQKWEAAQELSPKVPATLQTTLRPYQEEGFRWMVHLAGWGAGACLADDMGLGKTIQAIAILLHRASEGPALVVCPASLVPNWTSELTRFAPSLQVVLLNGAHRAKTLQAAAAFDVVITTYGMLQSEESNFAAVKWATIVLDEAHTIKNYQTKTSKAVMALKGGFKLILTGTPIQNHLGEIWNLFHFINPGLLGTIQHFNKQFTDPLRRYPDSTVKLHLKKLIAPFILRRTKTVVADELPAKTEIVKLVALSPDEAAFYEAMRRKALEVMQAPDADQMYHHKHVKALAEIGKLRMAACHPQLIDAGTDIASSKETVLLEIVAELIANHHCALVFSQFVRHLSLIKAALDRQGISYLYLDGATPIAQRDALVRQFQAGEAPLFLISLKAGGLGLNLTAADYVIHLDPWWNPAVEDQAADRAYRLGQTRPVTVYRLIAKHTIEEKIIALHHTKRDLAGHLLEGTDQAARLSARELMELIQDE; translated from the coding sequence ATGTATAACGAAGCTTTTTACTTAAAACAATACGAAACACAGGATGAACCTGCCAGACTGGTGATGGATATATTATCCATATATGTGTCTCCACTGGACAGGTCCACCCTATACAATACAGTAATAGCATTCCGGGATCTTACGCCTAAGATGATCTCGGAAATTATGCAGCATTTAGCAGGCGCCAGGCTCGTAAGTGTGAATGTAGTGGGCAATTACGTGCTGGCGCCTGAACTGGTGTTTATCCTGTTTCCCCTGAATGTAAAACGGGAGGAATATCTTCCTGTGCTGGACCAGTCACGCAGCAGGCGGGGATCTATATATAGTAACAGCAACCGGTTGTTGGAAATACAACATCTGCTGACTACTTTTTTTACCGGCAACCGGGACTTATTGCTCCAGCCGATACAGAAAATGGAGCTGGAATTGGAAGAATATGAGCCTTTCCTGTTTTATCTCCTGTATTATCCCGTTTATGCACCATTACTCCGCCTTTTTAGTGAGCAAAGTATGCTGAAACTCTATCAGGGCGCAGTGCGGTACAATCTGCTAAAGATGCCACCCATTGCTATACTGGAGCAGTTTCAGGCCATAGCGTCCGGTTATATAAATGGACAGGAGCTACAGGTAGCAGAACTGCCGGTATTGAAAGAGGCTTTTCAACAAATACCCGTGCAGGCTGGTACTGATATGCCCGATAGCTTTTATGCCCGTGCAGTAGTTTTTTTATATGATGGTGCAACAGATCAGGCATTGACAGCCTTTGAGCAGGGGATTAAAGTACAACGGCGTACAGATAAGAAGAACAGCATACCGGTATCCCCGGTATTCGCTTTTTACTACGCACTCACCCTTACCTTGTTGCCAGAAGAGAAGGGTAACGTGCTCATCGCAAAAATTGTGGCTGCTTATGAACGTAAACTGTTTCCGCAGATTACTCCTGCGATCAGTTTATTGCATTTGCATAATGGCAGAAAGGAGAAGGCGGAAAATCTGTTGCAGGTAATACTGGATGCCAACCAAAAACATGCAGAGCATAACCTGTTAGGTTATTTATCGCTGATAGGATTACAACTGCTGCATCCCAAAAGTAAGTTGCTGCTGATATATAACACCACCGCAAAGGTATTGCTGAACCTGGCTATTACGCATGAATACAGGCTGCTGACGTATGAATACCTGTATCTTTTTGCAGCAGATGACTACCTTGGTTATGAACAGGTATTTGCTGCAATAGCCAGTTCAATGGGCAAAAGCCCGGTGTTTTCCCGTATGCAAAAAACACCTGACTGGGAGCGGCTGCTGAATACGCTGCTGATTACCAGTGAAGGAAAAACCAAAAAAGAAAAAGAGTTGGCGGTATGCAGGGTGATCTACCTGGTAGACCTTGACCGCTGGAGTATACAGCCGGCTTCACAGGTAGCCCTGGGGGATAGCGGCTGGGCCACGGGAAAAGGCGTGGCATTGAAAAAACTGAAAGAAGGCAAAGTGGAAGGGATGACAGAACAGGATGTCAGGATAGCAGCAACTGTTCAGCGGGATAATAGTTTTAATTACAGCACGGAAACATATTCATTTGAAGAAAACGTATGGCAGGAGCTGGCAGGGCACCCCTATCTGTTTTTAATGAGCGACCCTGCTGTGCCGGTAGAGGTGGTGAAGGCTGCGCCGGAGCTTTTTGTGAACAAAACAGACAAAGGATATATTTTCAGTACCAACATCCATGAAAATACGAATGGCTTGTTGCTGGTAAAAGAAACGGATACCAGGGCAAAAGTGATTAAGCTGACTGCCCGCCAGCGGACTTTACTGCAAACTATCCGGCAGATTCCGGTAGTACCGGTAACGGGTAAGGATAAACTCCTGGAGGTACTGCGTAATATTGGAGCGCATATTACGGTACACTCCGATCTGGGCGGTAGCAGCGGGAGTATAAAAATGCTGGAAGCAGATGCCCGCATCTGCATAAAGCTGCTGCCACTGGGAGATACCCTGAAAGCGGAGCTTTTTGTGCGGCCTTTCAGCAGTGTACCTCCTTATTGCAAACCTGGTATAGGAGCAAGAAATATTATCGGTACGGTGAATGGCGTACGTTATCAGGCAACGAGGGACCTGGAAAAAGAAACCGCAAATGCCCACCAGCTGATAGCCTACATTCAGGAACAGGTAGTGCAGGAAGTAAGAGAAGATCACCTGATTTTTGAAGACCCACTGGATTGTTTGCACTTGTTGGAAGTGATTAAACGGTATCCCGAATTGGTGGTGGCAGAATGGCCGGAAGGCGAACGCTTTAAAATCAGGCAGCAGGCGGGATTTGAACATTTACATATTTCTCTAAAGGCAAATGATTACTGGTTTACCTGTGAGGGAACATTGCAGGTGGATGAAGTAACTGTGCTGTCTATTAAGGAACTGCTGGATGTTATCAGCACAAGCAGCAGCCGGTTTGTACCGCTGGGGAATGGTGATTATCTGGCTTTGAGCGGTGAACTGCGTAGAAGACTGCAGGAGCTGGCCAGCATTGCTGTAACTACCCACAACGGTATAAAGATACACCAGTTTGCTGCTCCGCTGGCAGAGGAATTATTAGCGCAGGCAGGGAGTATGACAACAGATAAAACCTGGCAATCATTCCGGCAAAAGTGGGAGGCTGCGCAGGAATTATCCCCCAAGGTGCCTGCTACCTTACAAACTACTTTACGTCCCTACCAGGAAGAAGGATTCCGTTGGATGGTGCATCTGGCAGGCTGGGGGGCGGGGGCCTGCCTGGCCGATGATATGGGCCTGGGTAAAACCATTCAGGCCATTGCCATCCTGTTGCACCGTGCCAGTGAAGGGCCAGCATTGGTAGTATGTCCGGCTTCCCTGGTACCTAACTGGACCAGCGAACTGACCCGGTTTGCACCTTCTCTGCAGGTGGTGCTTTTAAATGGGGCGCACCGTGCTAAAACACTTCAGGCGGCAGCAGCATTTGACGTGGTGATCACTACCTACGGAATGCTGCAGTCCGAAGAAAGCAATTTTGCGGCAGTTAAATGGGCTACCATCGTATTAGATGAAGCACACACAATTAAAAATTATCAGACTAAAACCTCAAAGGCGGTGATGGCATTAAAGGGAGGTTTTAAACTTATTTTAACCGGCACGCCTATACAAAACCACCTGGGAGAGATATGGAACCTGTTTCACTTTATTAATCCGGGGTTATTGGGCACTATTCAGCATTTTAATAAACAGTTTACGGACCCTTTGCGGAGATACCCGGATAGCACGGTCAAGCTGCATCTTAAAAAGCTGATTGCACCATTTATTTTACGGCGTACTAAAACAGTAGTAGCTGATGAGCTGCCCGCTAAAACCGAAATTGTAAAGCTGGTGGCCTTGTCGCCCGATGAAGCGGCCTTTTATGAAGCCATGCGCCGGAAAGCGCTGGAGGTGATGCAGGCGCCCGATGCTGACCAGATGTATCATCATAAGCATGTAAAGGCATTAGCAGAAATTGGCAAACTACGGATGGCTGCCTGCCATCCACAGCTGATCGATGCCGGTACAGATATCGCATCTTCCAAGGAAACGGTATTGCTGGAAATCGTAGCGGAATTAATCGCCAATCATCATTGTGCCCTGGTGTTCAGCCAGTTTGTAAGGCATTTGAGCCTGATAAAGGCCGCATTGGACAGGCAGGGAATTTCTTATCTGTACCTGGATGGTGCTACCCCCATTGCACAGCGGGATGCGCTGGTCAGACAATTCCAGGCAGGTGAGGCTCCGCTCTTTCTGATCAGTTTGAAAGCAGGTGGGCTGGGATTAAATCTTACTGCGGCAGATTATGTGATCCACCTGGATCCCTGGTGGAACCCTGCTGTTGAAGATCAGGCGGCCGATCGTGCCTACCGTCTGGGGCAAACCCGGCCGGTGACTGTTTACCGGCTGATTGCGAAACATACCATTGAGGAAAAAATTATAGCCCTGCATCATACCAAAAGGGACTTGGCCGGCCATTTACTGGAAGGTACAGATCAGGCTGCCAGGTTATCTGCCAGGGAATTGATGGAACTAATACAGGACGAATAA
- a CDS encoding TetR/AcrR family transcriptional regulator — protein MNDTLPKDELVMQEIVAAAKKLFAKHGLKKTTMEDIAQAVGKGKSTIYYYYPGKNELFEAVIDEEMKNLIRVTRQEVNRATTAKAKLKAYLNARLSAVRNYHNLSKVVYDSILDHMCAITRIKQQHDETQINLVKEIIIGGIQAGEFKALHEEEIVMFGYLIVASFRGLEQSLSIPPAAYQFDALVDIIVEGIGQ, from the coding sequence ATGAATGATACACTGCCCAAGGACGAGTTGGTCATGCAGGAGATAGTGGCTGCAGCAAAAAAACTATTTGCAAAACATGGCTTGAAAAAGACCACCATGGAGGATATTGCCCAAGCGGTAGGCAAAGGTAAAAGCACCATCTATTATTATTATCCCGGTAAAAACGAACTCTTTGAAGCGGTTATAGACGAGGAAATGAAAAACCTGATACGGGTAACCCGCCAGGAAGTGAATCGCGCCACCACTGCAAAAGCCAAGCTAAAAGCCTATCTCAATGCCCGGTTATCTGCGGTCAGGAACTATCATAACCTCAGCAAAGTAGTGTACGACTCCATACTGGATCATATGTGTGCCATTACCAGGATCAAGCAGCAGCACGACGAAACCCAGATCAATCTGGTAAAGGAAATCATTATCGGAGGCATACAGGCTGGTGAGTTCAAAGCATTACATGAGGAGGAGATAGTCATGTTCGGGTACCTGATAGTAGCCTCTTTCCGGGGCCTGGAGCAATCTTTATCCATTCCTCCGGCAGCATACCAGTTTGATGCCCTGGTAGACATTATTGTAGAAGGCATTGGTCAATAA